One Chryseobacterium indoltheticum DNA segment encodes these proteins:
- a CDS encoding PPC domain-containing DNA-binding protein yields the protein MKALKTIILLFTVLITNTFSAQQKDNCRYIKTPTGYLMVLRQGDDVISNIENLAKTENISSASFTGIGFASEVTFGFYDFNAKKFNPKTFSKVEMGNLTGSIAWNEKGPSIHVHGVATDDQFNAFGGHILSLHVGTGSMEVYVTLNDQKLDRKIEQPLNANVLQLNCKQ from the coding sequence ATGAAGGCATTAAAAACTATTATATTACTATTTACAGTTTTAATTACGAATACTTTTTCAGCACAACAAAAAGACAATTGTCGTTACATCAAAACGCCGACAGGTTATCTGATGGTATTGCGACAAGGTGATGACGTAATTTCCAATATTGAAAATCTGGCGAAAACAGAAAATATTTCGTCTGCAAGCTTCACGGGAATTGGCTTTGCATCAGAAGTAACTTTTGGATTTTATGATTTTAATGCTAAAAAATTTAATCCTAAAACATTCAGTAAAGTGGAAATGGGAAATTTGACGGGTTCAATCGCATGGAACGAAAAAGGTCCGTCAATTCACGTTCACGGTGTAGCGACTGATGATCAATTCAATGCTTTTGGCGGACACATTTTGTCTCTGCATGTCGGAACAGGTTCTATGGAAGTGTATGTAACTTTGAATGATCAAAAATTAGATCGAAAAATCGAACAGCCTTTAAATGCAAATGTTCTGCAGCTCAATTGCAAACAGTAA
- a CDS encoding carboxymuconolactone decarboxylase family protein has protein sequence MSARINMATADAAAYKAMMGLEGYLQTISLNHIQKELIKIRASQINGCAFCLDMHTKDAMKYGETPQRIYLLNAWREALELYTEEEQVLLAMTEEITLISQKGLTEETYYKAKQLFDEAQIPQIIMAIVTINAWNRIAISTHLPIAK, from the coding sequence ATGAGTGCAAGAATCAACATGGCAACTGCAGATGCTGCCGCTTACAAAGCAATGATGGGATTGGAAGGATATCTTCAAACCATTTCTTTAAACCATATTCAGAAAGAATTGATCAAGATCAGAGCGTCGCAAATCAACGGATGTGCTTTCTGTCTGGATATGCATACAAAAGACGCAATGAAATATGGTGAAACTCCTCAAAGAATTTATCTTCTAAACGCATGGAGAGAAGCGTTGGAACTTTATACAGAAGAGGAACAAGTGCTTTTGGCAATGACGGAAGAAATTACTTTGATCAGCCAAAAAGGTCTGACTGAAGAAACGTATTATAAAGCTAAACAATTGTTTGATGAAGCTCAGATTCCTCAAATTATTATGGCAATTGTCACCATAAATGCTTGGAACAGAATTGCAATTTCTACCCATTTGCCGATTGCAAAGTAA
- a CDS encoding DoxX family protein yields MTGKDSIFPQLFLRLAISMTMLSAVADRFGLWGDNSAWGNWENFEKYTQQLTFFLPEMLSTFSAYAATFFEILFPLMLILGFKTKIAAYGSGFLLLVFALSMAIALGIKAPLDYSVWVGSAAAFLLATQKEFYFSLDTLTKKS; encoded by the coding sequence ATGACAGGCAAAGATTCCATATTTCCACAGTTATTTTTAAGGTTAGCGATTTCGATGACGATGCTTTCTGCAGTGGCAGACAGATTCGGTTTGTGGGGTGACAACTCAGCTTGGGGAAACTGGGAAAACTTTGAAAAGTATACCCAACAATTGACGTTTTTTCTACCCGAAATGTTAAGCACATTTTCTGCTTATGCCGCTACATTTTTTGAAATACTTTTTCCATTGATGTTGATTTTAGGGTTTAAAACAAAAATAGCAGCTTACGGATCCGGATTTTTACTGCTTGTTTTCGCTTTATCAATGGCCATTGCTTTAGGAATAAAAGCACCTTTAGATTATTCGGTTTGGGTAGGAAGCGCGGCGGCTTTTTTATTGGCAACACAAAAAGAATTTTATTTTTCATTAGATACATTAACTAAAAAATCATAA
- a CDS encoding Crp/Fnr family transcriptional regulator — protein METFKAHLDKFITISDEEFTSIFSFFQVLEVKKKENLMLEGDLCKFKYFVLKGCLRKFFVNEKGVEQTTEFAIENWWISDTFAFEKQVKTDFNIQSVEHSTILAIDFQSQELLLQKHPVMERYFRMVYQTAYAAAEKRIRYIYEMTKEEYYVHFSTLYPWFIQRIPQYLLASFLGFTPEYLSEIRAKLRS, from the coding sequence ATGGAAACTTTCAAAGCACATTTAGATAAATTTATTACAATCAGTGATGAAGAATTTACTTCGATATTTTCTTTCTTTCAGGTTTTGGAAGTGAAGAAGAAAGAGAATTTGATGCTTGAAGGTGATCTTTGCAAATTCAAATATTTTGTTTTAAAAGGCTGTCTGAGAAAATTTTTCGTGAATGAAAAAGGGGTGGAACAAACCACAGAATTTGCCATCGAAAACTGGTGGATTTCTGATACTTTTGCTTTTGAAAAACAAGTGAAAACAGATTTTAATATTCAGTCTGTTGAGCATTCTACGATTTTAGCGATTGATTTCCAATCTCAGGAACTGTTGCTTCAAAAACATCCGGTGATGGAACGTTATTTTAGAATGGTTTACCAAACCGCTTATGCAGCTGCCGAAAAAAGAATTCGCTATATTTATGAGATGACGAAGGAAGAATATTATGTGCATTTCAGCACTCTGTATCCTTGGTTTATCCAAAGAATTCCACAATATTTACTGGCTTCTTTTTTAGGTTTTACCCCGGAATATTTAAGTGAAATAAGAGCAAAATTACGTTCTTAA
- a CDS encoding DUF1304 domain-containing protein, giving the protein MEIVAKILIAVVALEHLYILWMEMFAWETKGKEVFKAALPPEMFKPTKGLAANQGLYNGFLAAGLIWSFFIEDEKWQTNIALFFLSCVAIAGIYGAISATKKIFFVQALPAILAIVAVLLK; this is encoded by the coding sequence ATGGAAATCGTTGCCAAAATCTTAATCGCAGTTGTCGCATTAGAACACCTTTACATTCTTTGGATGGAAATGTTTGCATGGGAAACCAAAGGGAAAGAAGTTTTCAAAGCAGCTTTACCACCCGAAATGTTTAAACCCACAAAAGGGTTGGCCGCCAATCAGGGATTGTACAACGGGTTTTTGGCAGCAGGATTGATCTGGTCTTTTTTTATAGAAGATGAAAAATGGCAAACCAATATTGCATTATTTTTCTTGAGCTGTGTAGCGATTGCAGGAATTTACGGCGCCATTTCAGCAACAAAGAAGATTTTTTTCGTTCAGGCTTTGCCGGCAATTTTGGCGATTGTTGCTGTGCTTTTGAAATAA
- a CDS encoding quaternary amine ABC transporter ATP-binding protein, translating to MDTIDTNRKVKLKVEDLTIIFGKNKEKALELLDKGFSKKEILEKTGCTVGINKASFEIYEGEFFVIMGLSGSGKSTLLRCLNRLNEPTAGKVYINNDNITDKNNKDLLEVRRTEMSMVFQKFGLLPHHTVLSNAAFGLEIRGESKAIREEKAQKALDIVGLNGFENQLPSQLSGGMQQRVGLARALANNPEVLLMDEAFSALDPLIKSEMQDQLLELQETLQKTIVFITHDLDEAIKIGDRIVIMKDGVIEQIGTAEDILTNPASDYVKAFVEKVDRKTIITAKSLMFDKPTVVRFRKDGPEGALRKMRTTGLENLPVVDFQNKFLGFVTLSDIVQIAKKKEPTVESVINSNVPSVYPEATVEEMLPLISGSKSAIAVVDETNKFLGLVTQLSLIIEATKFNEEEIIELKEIANNQ from the coding sequence ATGGATACAATTGATACTAATCGAAAAGTAAAACTTAAAGTTGAAGATCTCACGATCATTTTCGGAAAAAATAAAGAAAAGGCGCTAGAACTTCTGGATAAAGGTTTTTCTAAAAAAGAGATTCTTGAAAAAACAGGATGCACCGTTGGAATCAACAAAGCCAGCTTCGAAATCTATGAAGGTGAATTTTTTGTCATTATGGGACTTTCAGGAAGTGGAAAATCAACTTTACTGCGTTGTCTGAACAGACTGAATGAACCGACTGCAGGAAAAGTATATATCAATAACGATAATATTACCGATAAAAACAACAAAGATCTTCTTGAAGTAAGAAGAACGGAAATGAGTATGGTGTTTCAGAAATTCGGATTACTACCTCATCATACTGTTTTAAGCAATGCTGCTTTCGGACTTGAAATACGGGGAGAAAGCAAAGCCATTCGTGAAGAAAAAGCGCAAAAAGCATTAGACATTGTAGGTTTAAATGGTTTCGAAAATCAATTACCTTCACAGTTATCCGGAGGTATGCAGCAAAGAGTCGGCTTAGCAAGAGCTCTAGCAAACAATCCCGAAGTTTTGTTGATGGACGAAGCTTTCTCAGCTCTCGATCCGTTGATAAAATCTGAAATGCAGGATCAGCTGCTAGAATTACAGGAAACTTTACAGAAAACTATCGTCTTTATTACTCACGATTTGGATGAAGCCATTAAAATCGGAGACCGAATTGTCATTATGAAAGACGGTGTCATCGAACAAATAGGAACTGCAGAAGACATCTTAACCAATCCGGCGAGCGATTATGTGAAAGCTTTTGTAGAAAAAGTTGACCGTAAAACGATTATTACAGCGAAATCTTTAATGTTCGATAAGCCAACTGTTGTTCGTTTCAGAAAAGATGGTCCCGAAGGTGCTCTTAGAAAAATGAGAACGACAGGTCTGGAAAATTTACCAGTTGTAGATTTTCAAAATAAATTTCTGGGTTTTGTAACGCTTAGTGATATTGTTCAAATCGCAAAGAAAAAAGAACCAACTGTTGAATCTGTGATTAATAGTAATGTTCCGTCGGTATATCCGGAAGCCACCGTCGAAGAAATGCTGCCTTTGATTTCGGGAAGCAAATCAGCAATTGCTGTGGTTGATGAAACCAATAAATTTTTAGGCCTTGTCACTCAATTGTCACTCATTATCGAGGCTACCAAGTTTAATGAAGAAGAGATTATAGAATTAAAAGAAATCGCAAACAACCAATAA
- a CDS encoding ABC transporter permease: MNKTIDIGQYVETAINWLTDNAKPVFDVIKNVGNSSILGIEWALVNTPFYIIILLFTLLALWKAGKGTAIMTAAGLTLIFLMGFWKETMETLALIFVATLTALILSVPLGIWAAKNQFAAKIIRPLLDLMQTMPAFVYLIPAVLFFSIGKVPGAFATIIFAMPPAVRLTTLGIESVPKDIVEAARAFGATNRQILFKVELPLATNTILAGINQTILLSLSMVVIAGMIAAGGLGEKVLEGINNLDIGLGFESGLSVVILAIILDRITQGFVKKKTAK; this comes from the coding sequence ATGAATAAAACTATAGATATTGGCCAATATGTAGAAACCGCTATCAATTGGCTTACAGATAACGCAAAACCTGTATTTGATGTCATAAAAAATGTCGGTAACTCTTCAATCTTAGGAATTGAATGGGCTTTAGTCAACACGCCTTTTTACATCATCATTCTACTTTTCACATTATTAGCTTTATGGAAAGCAGGAAAAGGAACCGCAATTATGACGGCAGCCGGACTTACTTTAATATTTTTGATGGGATTCTGGAAAGAAACCATGGAAACATTAGCACTTATTTTTGTTGCAACACTTACCGCATTAATTCTGTCTGTCCCACTCGGAATATGGGCGGCAAAAAATCAATTTGCGGCAAAAATTATTCGTCCGTTATTAGATTTAATGCAGACCATGCCTGCTTTTGTTTACTTAATTCCTGCTGTATTATTTTTCAGTATCGGTAAAGTTCCTGGTGCATTTGCAACGATTATTTTTGCTATGCCACCTGCAGTACGTTTAACGACTTTGGGAATTGAATCTGTTCCTAAAGATATCGTAGAAGCAGCCCGAGCTTTCGGAGCCACCAATCGACAGATCTTATTTAAAGTAGAACTTCCTTTGGCAACCAACACTATTTTGGCAGGAATCAATCAAACTATTTTATTATCATTATCAATGGTTGTAATCGCCGGAATGATTGCGGCAGGCGGTTTGGGTGAAAAAGTTTTGGAAGGAATTAATAATCTGGATATCGGTTTAGGATTTGAAAGCGGTTTATCTGTCGTGATTTTAGCCATTATTCTCGACCGGATTACTCAGGGATTTGTAAAGAAAAAAACAGCAAAATGA
- a CDS encoding glycine betaine ABC transporter substrate-binding protein produces the protein MKRINYLLLITSVIIFGIFISCKNLKNSKYINIGMVDGWAEDVAMTHVVKAILDEKGYHVVIQKASTDMILASMNNEDTDLFLGVWLPYTHANKIAKFPELMNIGTNYDNGKIGLVVPDYVPINSIEELPKYEEKFKHRIIGIEKGAGLTSATDRAIVDYKLNYRQINSSTIAMITELQNAIKRKEWIVAAAWQPHWMFGKMKLKFLEDPKKTFGEAEKIKTYSRKSFGEDHPELIKFFSKMYFDDQTMTDLLTKMENSKDKESTAKQWVKAHPTLVNSWLDKN, from the coding sequence ATGAAAAGAATAAATTATTTATTATTAATTACTTCTGTTATTATTTTTGGAATATTTATTTCTTGTAAAAACTTAAAAAATTCCAAATACATCAACATCGGAATGGTAGATGGCTGGGCAGAAGATGTTGCAATGACACACGTTGTAAAAGCTATTTTGGATGAAAAGGGATATCATGTTGTGATTCAAAAAGCTTCCACAGATATGATTCTCGCTTCTATGAATAACGAAGACACAGACCTCTTTCTGGGAGTTTGGCTACCTTACACTCACGCAAATAAAATAGCTAAATTTCCGGAGCTGATGAACATTGGAACAAATTACGACAACGGAAAAATTGGTTTGGTAGTTCCTGATTATGTACCTATAAATTCTATTGAAGAATTGCCGAAATATGAGGAGAAATTTAAGCACAGAATCATCGGTATCGAAAAAGGAGCAGGATTAACCTCTGCAACAGACCGAGCTATCGTTGATTACAAATTGAATTATCGACAGATCAATTCTTCTACAATTGCCATGATTACCGAGCTTCAAAATGCAATAAAACGTAAGGAATGGATTGTTGCAGCAGCATGGCAACCTCACTGGATGTTTGGTAAAATGAAACTTAAATTTTTAGAAGACCCGAAAAAAACATTTGGAGAAGCAGAAAAAATCAAAACCTACAGCAGAAAAAGCTTTGGAGAAGACCATCCTGAATTGATAAAATTCTTTTCTAAGATGTATTTTGATGACCAAACCATGACCGATCTTTTGACTAAAATGGAAAACAGCAAAGACAAAGAATCTACGGCTAAGCAATGGGTGAAGGCTCATCCTACGCTTGTGAATTCCTGGCTGGATAAAAATTGA
- a CDS encoding thioredoxin family protein, which produces MKNLTIFLFLMLVPSFCLSQIKTGTFSDWEIQQQKKVKRTIIHIYTDWCAVCKIESFHLNKDKELVEMMNDNFYFINFEAEKTKEKINFQGKEFSYLPNGNSGIHELALALSQNQTQPVYPLWIILNENQELIYYHEGQFKPEKMKQKLLEILAL; this is translated from the coding sequence ATGAAAAACCTAACGATATTTTTATTTTTAATGTTAGTGCCGAGTTTTTGTCTTTCACAGATAAAAACAGGCACTTTTTCGGATTGGGAAATTCAGCAACAGAAAAAAGTAAAACGTACAATTATTCATATTTATACCGATTGGTGTGCGGTCTGCAAAATCGAATCTTTTCATTTAAATAAAGACAAAGAATTGGTCGAAATGATGAATGATAATTTTTATTTCATCAATTTTGAAGCTGAAAAAACAAAAGAAAAAATCAACTTTCAGGGAAAAGAATTCAGCTATTTACCCAACGGGAACTCTGGAATTCATGAGCTGGCTTTAGCTTTATCTCAAAATCAAACTCAACCCGTTTATCCGTTGTGGATTATTTTAAATGAAAACCAGGAACTTATTTATTATCATGAAGGGCAATTCAAACCTGAAAAAATGAAACAGAAATTGTTGGAGATTTTAGCTTTGTAA
- a CDS encoding TonB-dependent receptor plug domain-containing protein codes for MKRILLSAVLLSSFCFAQKTDSLGLNRTQKTDSVKVSEKKEMRTNDIEDVVITGTIKPISRSKSPVAVEIYSQKFFQKNPTPNVFEAIAMVNGVKPQLNCSVCNTGDIHINGLEGPYTMILIDGMPIVSSLSTVYGLSGIPNSLIDRIEVVKGPASSLYGSEAMGGVINIITKNALTAPKLSIDLMTTSWAENNVDLSTKFNVSENIASLLSLNYFNSTKRFDENRDNFTDAALQNTISVFNKWNFKRKENRQASFALRYLYEDRFGGEMQWNKSYRGSDEVYGESIYTNRVEAFGAYQWPMKENIVTQFSYNFHDQNSFYGTNPFEATQKVAFAQTYWDKKLGNHDLILGVTFKRTFYDDNTPGTLSSDGLTNEPMKSPILGAFIQDQWEINHKNTLLLGYRFDYDKIHHAVHSPRFAWKFSPNPYHTLRFNFGTGFRVVNLFTEDHAALTGSRDVVIQSNLKPEKSVNGNLNYVWKIPVGDKLINLDTSAFYTYFSNKIVGDFDTDPEKIIYDNLNGYGISRGASMNVDYSFNFPLSVNLGVTYLDVYQKFDGETEKSQQLHAPKWSGTYSLTYKFPSNLTIDFTGQFYGSMRLPVLPNDYRSEYSPFYNLANIQVSKSFKSGFEVYCGIKNLFNFTPKDPLMRPFDPFDKNVDDPISNPNRYTFDTTYGYAPMQKIRGFLGVKYILK; via the coding sequence ATGAAACGAATATTACTTTCTGCCGTTTTACTATCATCATTTTGTTTTGCTCAGAAAACAGACAGTTTAGGTTTGAATAGAACTCAAAAAACCGATTCTGTTAAAGTTTCTGAGAAAAAAGAAATGAGAACAAATGATATCGAAGATGTTGTAATTACCGGAACCATAAAACCAATTAGCAGGTCGAAAAGTCCGGTTGCTGTAGAAATTTACAGTCAGAAATTTTTTCAAAAAAATCCGACTCCAAATGTTTTTGAAGCGATTGCAATGGTAAATGGTGTAAAACCTCAGCTGAATTGCTCGGTTTGTAACACGGGAGATATTCACATCAACGGTTTGGAAGGGCCTTACACGATGATTCTGATTGATGGAATGCCAATTGTAAGTTCACTTTCCACAGTGTATGGTTTGAGTGGAATTCCAAATAGTTTAATTGACAGAATTGAAGTGGTAAAAGGTCCGGCTTCGTCACTTTACGGATCTGAAGCGATGGGCGGAGTTATCAATATTATCACAAAAAATGCTTTGACAGCTCCGAAATTGAGTATTGATCTGATGACAACAAGCTGGGCAGAAAATAATGTCGATTTGTCTACGAAATTTAATGTATCTGAAAATATAGCTTCACTTTTAAGTTTAAATTATTTTAATTCAACCAAAAGATTTGATGAAAATAGAGACAATTTTACTGATGCAGCATTACAAAACACAATTTCAGTTTTCAATAAATGGAATTTTAAAAGAAAGGAAAACCGACAGGCAAGTTTTGCATTAAGGTATTTATATGAAGACCGTTTTGGCGGAGAAATGCAGTGGAATAAATCGTATCGTGGAAGTGATGAGGTGTATGGTGAAAGTATTTACACAAATCGGGTAGAAGCTTTTGGAGCCTATCAATGGCCGATGAAAGAAAATATTGTGACGCAGTTTTCTTACAATTTTCACGATCAAAACTCTTTTTACGGAACCAATCCTTTTGAGGCGACTCAAAAAGTAGCCTTTGCTCAAACGTATTGGGACAAAAAACTAGGAAATCATGATTTGATTTTAGGCGTTACTTTCAAAAGAACTTTTTATGATGACAACACGCCCGGAACTTTATCCAGCGATGGATTGACCAACGAACCGATGAAATCACCGATTTTAGGAGCTTTTATTCAGGATCAATGGGAAATTAATCATAAAAATACTTTGTTGTTAGGATACCGATTTGATTATGATAAAATACATCACGCTGTGCATTCGCCTCGTTTTGCATGGAAATTTTCTCCGAATCCTTATCATACTTTGCGCTTCAATTTCGGAACGGGTTTCAGGGTTGTCAATTTATTTACAGAAGATCATGCAGCGTTGACGGGCTCTCGAGATGTTGTAATCCAGTCTAATTTAAAACCGGAAAAATCAGTTAACGGAAATCTGAATTATGTCTGGAAAATTCCTGTTGGTGACAAGTTGATTAATTTGGATACTTCTGCGTTTTATACTTATTTCAGCAATAAAATTGTCGGAGATTTTGATACGGATCCTGAGAAGATTATTTATGATAATCTTAATGGTTACGGAATTTCAAGAGGTGCTTCGATGAATGTAGATTATAGTTTTAATTTTCCGTTAAGTGTAAATCTTGGGGTCACCTATTTGGATGTGTATCAAAAATTTGATGGTGAAACTGAAAAATCCCAACAACTTCATGCCCCAAAATGGAGTGGAACATACAGCCTGACGTATAAATTTCCGAGTAATTTAACAATTGATTTTACAGGACAATTCTACGGATCGATGCGATTGCCGGTTTTACCAAACGATTACCGATCTGAATATTCACCGTTCTATAATCTTGCCAATATTCAGGTTTCGAAAAGCTTCAAATCGGGATTTGAAGTGTATTGTGGAATTAAAAATCTGTTCAATTTCACACCAAAAGATCCATTGATGCGACCTTTTGATCCGTTTGATAAAAATGTTGACGACCCAATCTCTAATCCGAATCGTTATACTTTTGATACCACGTATGGATATGCTCCGATGCAGAAAATCAGAGGTTTTTTAGGCGTGAAATATATTTTAAAGTAA
- a CDS encoding homogentisate 1,2-dioxygenase, translating to MRYHQSGNIPQKRHTVFKSPEDKFYYEQLFGTEGFHGISSLLYHTHRPTQIKSIGEPKDVTPKIAVDKNVTPRMFKGMNVTPEDDFMDSRKFLLVNNDLKMGLAKPRKSMDYFYKNAECDELLYVHNGSGILKTFVGNLEFSFGDYLIIPRGTIYQVELQSEDTVFFVVESHSPIYTPKRYRNEFGQLLEHSPFCERDIIAPTFIEPKDEKGEFLIKVKKENQITDFIYATHPFDVVGWDGYFYPYKFNIKNFEPITGRIHQPPPVHQTFEAHNFVVCSFCARMYDYHPMAIPAPYNHSNIDSDEVLFYTEGDFMSRNHIDLMDFTLHPGGIVHGPHPGAMERSIGKKFTEEYAVMVDPFRPLKITEEAMKVEDPSYKTSWLESEDHSLEDRSQE from the coding sequence ATGAGATACCATCAGTCGGGAAATATCCCTCAAAAAAGGCATACAGTTTTCAAATCTCCAGAAGATAAATTCTATTACGAACAGCTTTTCGGAACGGAAGGTTTTCATGGAATTTCTTCTTTGCTATATCACACTCATCGCCCCACTCAAATAAAATCGATTGGCGAACCTAAAGATGTGACTCCGAAAATTGCCGTAGACAAAAACGTGACTCCAAGAATGTTTAAAGGAATGAATGTCACTCCCGAAGACGATTTTATGGACAGCCGAAAATTTCTTTTGGTGAACAATGATCTCAAAATGGGATTGGCAAAACCAAGGAAATCAATGGATTATTTTTACAAAAACGCCGAATGTGATGAGCTTTTATATGTTCACAACGGAAGCGGTATTTTGAAAACTTTTGTTGGAAATCTTGAATTTTCTTTTGGCGATTATCTGATCATTCCGAGAGGAACAATTTATCAGGTTGAATTACAGTCTGAAGACACCGTATTTTTCGTAGTTGAAAGCCACTCACCGATTTACACTCCAAAAAGATACAGAAACGAATTCGGACAACTTTTGGAACATTCTCCATTTTGCGAAAGAGACATCATCGCGCCTACTTTTATTGAGCCCAAAGACGAAAAAGGAGAATTTTTAATTAAAGTAAAAAAAGAAAACCAGATTACCGATTTCATTTATGCAACGCATCCATTTGATGTTGTAGGTTGGGATGGTTATTTTTATCCTTATAAATTTAATATCAAAAATTTCGAACCGATTACAGGAAGAATACACCAACCGCCGCCAGTTCACCAGACTTTTGAGGCACATAATTTTGTAGTTTGTTCGTTTTGTGCAAGAATGTATGATTATCATCCGATGGCAATTCCTGCACCTTATAACCACTCGAATATTGATTCTGACGAAGTTTTATTCTACACAGAAGGTGATTTTATGAGCCGTAATCATATTGATTTAATGGATTTTACACTTCACCCTGGAGGAATCGTTCACGGGCCTCATCCCGGAGCAATGGAAAGAAGCATCGGTAAAAAATTCACTGAAGAATATGCTGTAATGGTAGACCCTTTCCGTCCTTTAAAAATTACCGAAGAGGCAATGAAAGTGGAAGATCCTTCTTATAAAACTTCTTGGCTGGAAAGCGAAGATCATAGTCTGGAAGATCGTTCGCAGGAATAA
- a CDS encoding acetyl-CoA hydrolase/transferase family protein translates to MYNYISAEEAVYTVKSGNRVFFHGSACTPNHLIDELARQSHRLDNVEMVSITQQGNVEIAKPEYKDKFFVNSLFVSTPVRDAVNSDRGDFVPVFLSEIPILFRKNILPLDVAFITVSPPDKHGFCTLGTSVDIARAAVDTAQTIVAIVNPLMPRTHGDGMIHISKINKLVWHEEELPTVDYGAKVGPDEMLVGKNVAELIDDRSTLQMGIGTIPDAVLKCLGNHKDLGVHTEMLSDGVIDLIQNDVINNKYKGYNDNKTITSFCFGTRKLYDYVDDNTVFSFDDVSNVNFPINIMRNKKMVAINSAIEIDLTGQVCADSIGTMQYSGIGGQMDFMRGAALSEDGKPIIAITSRTKRGVSRIVPFLKQGAGVVTTRGHIHWVVTEYGTAYLYGKNLRQRAQELISIAHPDDREMLERAAYERFKH, encoded by the coding sequence ATGTACAATTATATAAGTGCAGAAGAAGCTGTATATACTGTAAAGAGCGGAAACCGCGTGTTTTTTCACGGCAGCGCATGTACTCCGAATCATTTAATTGACGAATTGGCAAGACAGTCTCACCGACTTGATAACGTAGAAATGGTTTCTATTACCCAACAGGGAAATGTAGAAATTGCCAAACCAGAATACAAAGACAAATTTTTTGTGAACTCATTATTTGTTTCAACGCCGGTGCGTGATGCCGTGAATTCTGACAGAGGAGATTTTGTACCTGTATTTTTAAGTGAAATCCCAATTCTTTTCAGAAAAAATATTTTACCGCTTGATGTAGCTTTCATCACTGTATCTCCGCCAGACAAACATGGTTTCTGTACATTGGGAACCTCTGTGGATATTGCACGAGCAGCTGTAGACACCGCTCAAACTATTGTCGCTATCGTAAATCCTTTGATGCCGAGAACTCATGGTGACGGAATGATCCATATCAGTAAAATTAATAAACTGGTTTGGCATGAGGAAGAACTTCCAACCGTTGATTACGGTGCTAAAGTAGGTCCCGATGAAATGCTGGTTGGAAAAAATGTTGCCGAACTTATTGATGACAGATCAACTCTTCAGATGGGAATCGGAACCATTCCGGATGCGGTTTTAAAATGTCTCGGAAATCACAAAGACTTGGGTGTTCACACCGAAATGTTAAGTGATGGAGTGATCGATTTGATTCAAAACGATGTCATCAATAATAAATATAAAGGCTACAACGATAACAAAACCATTACGAGTTTCTGTTTCGGAACGAGAAAATTATATGATTACGTAGATGATAATACCGTTTTTTCATTTGATGATGTAAGTAATGTTAATTTCCCGATTAATATTATGAGAAACAAAAAAATGGTTGCTATCAATTCGGCTATCGAAATCGACTTAACCGGACAAGTTTGTGCAGATTCTATCGGAACAATGCAATACAGCGGAATTGGCGGACAAATGGATTTCATGAGAGGAGCTGCATTAAGCGAAGACGGAAAACCAATTATTGCCATTACCTCAAGAACAAAAAGAGGAGTTTCCAGAATTGTACCTTTTTTAAAACAGGGAGCCGGAGTAGTGACGACACGAGGCCATATTCATTGGGTGGTAACCGAATACGGAACGGCTTATTTATACGGTAAAAATCTTCGTCAGCGAGCACAAGAATTAATCAGCATTGCACATCCTGATGACCGGGAAATGCTGGAAAGAGCAGCTTATGAGAGGTTTAAACATTAA